In the Magnetospira sp. QH-2 genome, one interval contains:
- a CDS encoding PAS domain S-box protein: MRDLLLGGSFGGLAILAITYPITIAPHVIVDGRHVMIITAAIYGNWRVALLTALAVIGYRVGWVGGPIALTAFAASTYVTIVSMLVARVWPSVKKNPLMVAALAVAIQFTALFALIFVPDPDVALKVFKQSAVPLSLAVGVGGLVLSYLLRQDDHRRNVEARLRASQQRHKGIVDNTVDGIIVIDEHGIVAEYNTAATTIFGYSAEEVIGHNINMLMPEPDKGRHDSYLSNFIRTGDAKIIGIGREVTARHKSGREFAMDLAVSEARIGGRRYFTGVVRDITERRAAAEELSRQKSLFQGIINHMADALVMTDPERRIVLINPAVSELFGYDMNDLSGQTTAVLYESTEEFERQGRLRFNMTAEEKSRPYVVRYKDKNNRVFSGETVGTAIRAEDGLVLGYLGIIRDITDRLAVEEDLRHSESRLKEAQRIARMGSWEWDIETGEIYWSEEIYRIFGRDAETFTPSYDAFQEQIHPDDRAAVQASNERAKNGQPHDVEHRILLPDGGERYVHEQGQMHFAEDGSPSRMTGTVHDITDRKNAELALQRHNRGLEALNEIAALRDVSEEEQLNRALKVGSEHLGLEIGIVSRVNGDDYEVMQYIAPEGVPLEPGQHFPLGNTYCEITLREDDVVAIDYMGGSSHAGHPCYEAFQLEAYIGVPYFIGNQLAGTVNYSSPTPYRRQFDDGDHAFLRMMARWVGAVLERQTTQHNLALSESRMNVSQSFANIGTWDWNIQDGGLYWSERIGPLFGYPKGDLETSYENFLGAVHPDDRQDVVDAVNACVETGAEYNIEHRVVWPDGTVRWLLEKGDVVRDGDGKPLQMLGVVQDINRVKSAEAELTENKEALEDLYENAPSAYVTMDVESGLVVRHNQALTELLGYSRDELATMNVLEFYAEGADGLERAKTVMHLLKQGRATQNVELQMQRKDGKPIWVSLSVSPRTNDSGQVVESRSIVVDITKRKQVQQDLEKAREAADAANAAKSEFLSAMSHELRTPLNAILGFAQLLDSSRREQLSEKQKRHVDQIHKSGKHLLDLINEVLDLAKIEAGKLSVSIESISLSLVLQECLALVESLARDRDIDLVYNDDRNGSLAVLADYTRLRQILLNLLSNAIKYNKKGGTVTVSVQEPVDEFIRISITDTGPGIAPEKQEALFEPFNRLGAESSEIEGTGIGLALTRKMVEHLGGRVGFSSTLGEGSTFWIEVAVGEDRVVVNTTLAGSLPYDTFQDGTLPQRVLYVEDNPANQTLMEEIFDELPGLTLTIAKDAEVGLSLAKSEEPEVILMDINLPGISGLDALKILKTDKATLNIPVIALSADATLSTQRMGMAAGFTAYLTKPVEIDDLMATLRSALGGKKE, encoded by the coding sequence TTGCGTGATCTTCTCCTCGGTGGTTCGTTTGGCGGCTTGGCTATTTTGGCCATCACCTATCCCATAACCATCGCGCCCCATGTCATCGTTGACGGTCGTCATGTGATGATCATTACCGCTGCCATCTATGGCAACTGGCGGGTGGCACTACTCACCGCCCTTGCGGTTATCGGATATCGGGTGGGTTGGGTCGGCGGACCAATTGCTCTGACCGCCTTTGCCGCTTCGACCTATGTGACGATCGTCTCAATGCTGGTTGCCCGAGTCTGGCCCTCTGTCAAAAAGAACCCCTTGATGGTCGCCGCCCTGGCCGTGGCCATCCAGTTCACAGCCCTGTTTGCCCTGATATTCGTCCCCGACCCGGATGTTGCGTTGAAGGTCTTCAAGCAGTCCGCGGTTCCACTCAGTCTGGCAGTGGGAGTGGGAGGCTTGGTGCTGTCCTATTTATTGCGTCAGGACGACCATCGCCGCAACGTGGAAGCCCGGCTACGCGCGAGCCAACAACGCCACAAGGGCATCGTCGACAATACGGTTGACGGCATCATTGTCATTGACGAGCACGGCATCGTCGCCGAGTACAATACGGCCGCAACGACCATCTTCGGCTATAGTGCCGAAGAAGTGATCGGCCACAACATCAACATGCTGATGCCGGAGCCGGACAAGGGGCGCCACGATTCCTACCTGTCCAATTTCATCCGAACCGGCGATGCAAAAATAATCGGGATCGGCCGCGAGGTTACCGCCCGGCATAAAAGCGGACGCGAGTTCGCCATGGATTTGGCGGTCAGCGAAGCCCGCATCGGCGGGCGCCGTTATTTCACCGGCGTGGTCCGCGACATCACCGAGCGGCGCGCGGCGGCGGAAGAATTGTCACGTCAGAAATCCCTGTTCCAGGGCATCATCAATCACATGGCCGATGCCTTGGTGATGACCGATCCGGAGCGGCGGATTGTGTTGATCAACCCGGCGGTTAGCGAGCTGTTCGGCTATGACATGAACGACTTGAGCGGCCAGACCACCGCTGTGCTCTACGAGAGTACCGAAGAGTTTGAGCGTCAGGGGCGCTTACGCTTCAACATGACGGCCGAGGAAAAAAGCCGTCCCTACGTGGTTCGCTATAAAGATAAGAATAATCGGGTCTTTTCCGGTGAAACCGTCGGCACGGCCATTCGCGCCGAAGACGGATTGGTGCTTGGCTATCTCGGAATCATTCGCGACATCACCGACCGATTGGCTGTCGAAGAAGACCTGCGTCACTCCGAATCCCGCCTGAAGGAGGCCCAGCGTATCGCCCGCATGGGGAGCTGGGAATGGGACATCGAAACAGGAGAGATTTACTGGTCGGAGGAAATCTACCGTATTTTTGGACGCGACGCGGAGACGTTCACACCCAGCTACGACGCATTCCAGGAGCAAATTCACCCGGATGATCGGGCGGCTGTCCAAGCTTCCAACGAGCGGGCCAAAAACGGACAGCCTCACGATGTGGAACACCGCATCCTGCTGCCCGATGGCGGCGAGCGCTATGTACACGAACAAGGACAGATGCATTTTGCCGAGGATGGTTCGCCGTCGCGCATGACCGGGACCGTTCACGACATCACCGACCGCAAAAATGCGGAACTGGCCTTGCAACGGCACAATCGCGGTCTTGAAGCCCTGAACGAGATCGCCGCTTTGCGTGATGTGTCGGAGGAAGAGCAGTTGAACCGGGCCTTGAAAGTAGGTTCGGAACACTTGGGGCTGGAAATCGGCATCGTCAGCCGGGTCAACGGCGACGACTACGAGGTGATGCAATACATCGCCCCGGAAGGCGTGCCGTTGGAGCCGGGGCAGCACTTCCCCTTGGGCAATACCTATTGCGAGATTACTTTGCGCGAGGATGACGTGGTGGCCATCGACTACATGGGCGGATCGTCCCATGCGGGTCACCCTTGCTACGAAGCCTTCCAATTGGAAGCCTATATCGGGGTTCCCTATTTCATCGGCAATCAATTGGCCGGAACCGTCAATTACTCCTCGCCCACCCCTTACAGGCGACAATTTGACGACGGAGACCATGCTTTCCTGCGCATGATGGCCCGTTGGGTTGGCGCCGTGTTGGAACGCCAAACAACTCAGCACAATTTGGCGCTGAGCGAATCCCGCATGAATGTCAGCCAGTCCTTTGCCAATATCGGCACCTGGGACTGGAATATTCAAGATGGCGGTCTTTACTGGTCAGAGCGCATCGGCCCCTTGTTCGGCTATCCCAAGGGCGATCTGGAGACCAGCTACGAGAATTTCCTCGGGGCCGTGCACCCCGATGACCGACAGGATGTCGTCGACGCGGTCAATGCCTGTGTGGAAACGGGTGCCGAGTACAACATCGAGCATCGGGTGGTCTGGCCCGACGGCACCGTGCGCTGGCTGCTGGAAAAAGGCGATGTGGTCCGCGACGGGGATGGCAAGCCGCTGCAAATGCTGGGCGTGGTTCAGGATATCAATCGGGTAAAATCCGCCGAGGCGGAACTGACGGAGAACAAGGAAGCCCTCGAAGATCTTTACGAAAATGCACCTTCGGCCTACGTCACGATGGACGTGGAAAGCGGCTTGGTGGTGAGACACAACCAGGCGCTCACCGAGCTGTTGGGCTACAGTCGCGACGAACTGGCGACCATGAACGTACTGGAATTCTACGCCGAGGGCGCCGATGGCCTGGAGCGCGCCAAGACGGTCATGCATTTACTCAAACAAGGCCGTGCCACCCAAAACGTCGAACTGCAGATGCAGCGAAAGGACGGCAAGCCCATTTGGGTCAGCCTCTCCGTTTCCCCGCGCACCAATGACAGTGGACAGGTGGTCGAGAGCCGGTCCATCGTTGTCGACATCACCAAGCGCAAACAAGTGCAGCAGGATCTGGAAAAGGCCCGCGAGGCCGCCGATGCAGCCAACGCCGCCAAGTCCGAGTTCCTTTCGGCCATGAGCCACGAACTACGCACGCCGCTGAACGCCATTCTCGGCTTTGCCCAGTTGCTCGACAGCAGTCGGCGGGAACAGCTTTCCGAGAAGCAAAAACGCCATGTGGACCAAATTCACAAGAGCGGTAAACACCTGCTCGACCTGATCAACGAGGTTTTGGATCTGGCCAAGATCGAAGCCGGCAAACTCTCTGTATCCATCGAATCCATCAGCCTGTCTTTGGTACTGCAAGAGTGCCTGGCCTTGGTCGAGTCGCTGGCCCGGGACCGGGATATCGATCTTGTCTACAACGATGATCGCAATGGCTCGCTTGCCGTTCTCGCCGACTACACCCGTCTGCGGCAGATTCTGCTCAACCTGCTTTCCAATGCCATCAAGTACAACAAGAAAGGCGGGACCGTCACGGTGAGCGTCCAAGAACCGGTGGATGAATTCATCCGCATATCGATCACCGACACCGGCCCCGGAATCGCACCGGAAAAACAAGAGGCCTTGTTCGAACCCTTCAACCGCCTGGGAGCCGAAAGCTCCGAGATCGAGGGGACTGGCATTGGTCTAGCCCTGACGCGGAAGATGGTCGAGCATCTTGGTGGTCGGGTCGGCTTTAGCAGCACACTGGGTGAGGGCAGCACGTTCTGGATCGAGGTGGCCGTGGGCGAGGATCGGGTGGTGGTCAATACCACCCTTGCCGGAAGCTTGCCTTACGATACATTCCAGGATGGCACCCTGCCGCAACGGGTGCTGTATGTGGAAGACAATCCCGCCAATCAGACCTTGATGGAAGAGATCTTTGATGAACTGCCCGGCCTGACGCTCACGATTGCCAAGGATGCCGAGGTGGGACTCTCCTTGGCCAAGTCCGAAGAGCCTGAAGTTATTTTAATGGACATCAATCTTCCCGGTATCAGTGGACTGGATGCCTTGAAGATACTCAAGACCGACAAGGCAACCTTGAATATCCCCGTAATCGCGTTGTCAGCGGATGCCACCCTCTCGACCCAACGAATGGGCATGGCAGCCGGCTTCACTGCATACTTGACGAAGCCGGTTGAAATCGACGACCTTATGGCAACGCTGCGTTCCGCCCTTGGAGGCAAAAAAGAATGA
- a CDS encoding HD domain-containing phosphohydrolase, translating to MTTAPPAPTQALDLTTARILIVDDNPVNVALLEEILEDEGYSNIQTSTDSPVGLNMFEQERHDLVLLDIRMPDLDGHEFMASMRELLGGDYLPVIVLTAQIDVETKHRALEAGARDFLTKPFDRVEVLHRIRNMLEVRLLYKERQRQNEHLEDMVRQRTRELEATRLEIIRRLGRAGEYRDNETGMHVIRMSKSCQVLALAAGLGEETAEMILQASPMHDVGKIGIPDNILLKPGKLEGEEWEIMKTHAEIGGSILGEHDSPIMSLASSIALCHHEKWDGTGYPNGLKGEEIPIEGRIAAVADVFDALTSERPYKKGWSVADALNFINEQSGKQFDPKLVVLFNENLDAILEIREQYADPGQSD from the coding sequence ATGACAACGGCCCCCCCGGCCCCAACACAGGCTCTGGACTTGACCACGGCTCGAATCCTGATTGTCGATGACAATCCGGTCAATGTGGCGTTGCTTGAGGAAATCCTCGAGGACGAGGGCTACAGCAATATTCAAACCAGCACGGATTCCCCCGTGGGGCTGAACATGTTTGAGCAGGAGCGCCATGATCTGGTACTGCTCGACATTCGCATGCCTGATTTGGATGGTCACGAGTTCATGGCCAGCATGCGGGAGTTGCTGGGCGGTGACTACCTGCCGGTGATCGTCCTGACCGCGCAAATCGATGTGGAAACAAAGCATCGAGCCTTGGAAGCCGGGGCTCGCGACTTTTTGACCAAGCCCTTTGATCGGGTTGAAGTGCTGCACCGAATCCGCAACATGCTCGAAGTTCGGCTGCTCTACAAAGAGCGCCAGCGGCAAAACGAGCACCTGGAAGACATGGTGCGTCAACGCACCCGCGAACTGGAAGCCACCCGCCTGGAAATCATCCGTCGGCTTGGCCGCGCGGGTGAATACCGGGACAACGAGACCGGCATGCATGTGATTCGCATGTCCAAGTCTTGTCAGGTCCTGGCTCTGGCGGCGGGCCTGGGCGAAGAAACGGCGGAAATGATTCTTCAGGCCAGTCCCATGCACGATGTGGGCAAGATCGGGATTCCCGACAATATCCTGCTCAAGCCCGGCAAGCTGGAAGGCGAGGAGTGGGAGATCATGAAAACCCATGCCGAGATTGGCGGCTCTATTTTGGGTGAACATGACTCACCGATCATGAGTCTGGCCAGTTCCATCGCCCTGTGTCATCACGAGAAATGGGATGGTACAGGCTATCCCAATGGCCTCAAGGGCGAGGAAATTCCCATCGAGGGCCGCATCGCCGCTGTCGCCGATGTGTTCGATGCCCTGACGTCAGAACGACCGTATAAAAAAGGCTGGTCGGTGGCCGATGCCCTGAATTTCATCAATGAGCAGTCTGGCAAACAATTCGATCCGAAGCTGGTGGTTTTGTTCAACGAAAACCTGGATGCCATCCTGGAGATCCGTGAGCAATACGCCGATCCGGGCCAGTCGGACTGA
- a CDS encoding M48 family metalloprotease, whose translation MTLTRRQFTTGLVAAGALGSLPGCIATNPATGRTSFTGVYSIDDDVALGKKENPGLVKAFGGRYEDARLESYVTSIGKELGKRTEHPDLPYTFTILNTPIVNAFALPGGYVSVSRGLVALASNEAELAGVLAHELGHVNARHTAERLSQSMLAQVGLTVLSVATGSSAVSQIGGLAANAFLQSYSRQQEFEADMLGVRYISRSGYDPDAMVTFLDTLRDHSQVEAEIKGLPKGSVDEFNMMSTHPRTVDRVQAAIEHGKQYRSANPVLARERYLDHIDGMLYGEDPEQGLIIGQRFVHPTLRMEFTVPKGFQLHNTESKVIAKHPKGAAIVFDMDRPEKNRDVVSYLRDEWGRKASFSDVEPLTVNGLQAATGMTKISGKDVRPVVFRNDAESVFRFLFITPPQQTAAFNVALRETTYSFKRLSEREAANVKPLRLRISRGQTRESLDRLASNLPYGEYNHAAFRVLNDLKPGQPLPDRGDLKMIVH comes from the coding sequence ATGACGCTGACCCGCCGCCAATTCACAACTGGCCTTGTGGCCGCCGGGGCCTTGGGAAGCCTCCCCGGCTGTATCGCCACCAATCCGGCCACCGGGCGGACCAGCTTTACCGGCGTCTATTCCATCGATGATGATGTGGCCCTGGGAAAGAAGGAAAATCCCGGCTTGGTCAAGGCTTTTGGCGGACGCTATGAAGATGCGCGGCTTGAATCCTATGTCACGTCCATCGGCAAGGAACTGGGCAAGCGCACCGAGCATCCTGACCTGCCTTATACCTTCACCATTTTGAATACGCCCATTGTCAATGCCTTCGCCCTGCCTGGTGGATATGTGTCGGTGTCGCGGGGGCTGGTGGCACTGGCGTCCAACGAGGCAGAGCTGGCCGGGGTGTTGGCCCATGAACTGGGCCATGTGAATGCCCGCCATACCGCCGAGCGTCTGAGCCAATCCATGCTGGCGCAGGTCGGGCTGACGGTGTTGAGCGTGGCCACCGGGTCTTCAGCCGTGTCACAGATCGGCGGACTGGCGGCCAACGCCTTCTTGCAAAGCTATTCCCGGCAACAGGAATTCGAGGCCGACATGCTGGGGGTGCGCTATATCAGCCGCAGCGGCTATGACCCCGATGCCATGGTCACCTTCCTCGATACCCTGCGCGACCACAGCCAGGTGGAAGCGGAAATAAAGGGTCTGCCCAAGGGCTCGGTGGACGAATTCAACATGATGTCCACGCATCCCCGTACCGTCGACCGGGTACAGGCCGCCATCGAGCATGGCAAGCAATATCGTTCGGCCAATCCGGTTCTGGCTAGAGAGCGCTACTTGGACCATATCGACGGCATGCTATACGGCGAAGATCCGGAGCAGGGCCTGATCATCGGCCAGCGGTTCGTGCATCCGACCCTGCGCATGGAGTTCACCGTGCCCAAGGGCTTCCAGTTGCATAACACCGAAAGCAAGGTGATTGCCAAGCATCCCAAGGGCGCGGCGATCGTGTTCGATATGGACCGACCGGAAAAGAATAGGGACGTGGTTTCCTACCTCCGCGATGAATGGGGTCGCAAGGCCAGTTTCAGCGACGTGGAACCGCTGACCGTCAACGGATTGCAGGCGGCAACGGGGATGACCAAGATTTCCGGCAAGGATGTGCGTCCGGTGGTGTTTCGCAATGACGCGGAAAGTGTTTTCCGCTTCCTGTTTATCACCCCGCCGCAGCAGACCGCCGCCTTCAACGTGGCCCTGCGCGAGACCACCTACAGCTTCAAGCGTCTGAGCGAGCGCGAGGCCGCCAATGTCAAACCTTTGCGGCTGCGCATCAGCCGGGGGCAGACCCGAGAGTCCTTGGATCGCCTGGCCTCCAACCTTCCCTATGGTGAGTACAACCATGCAGCCTTCCGGGTGCTCAACGACCTCAAGCCGGGGCAGCCGTTGCCCGACCGGGGCGATTTAAAAATGATCGTCCATTGA
- a CDS encoding thermonuclease family protein translates to MGKIAIALVFLLLSWRAGAADLRDGGTALVVEVVDGDTVILDRKLQNSNEVRLVGIQAPKLPLGRKNFKTWPLADIAKDVLETLTLGRRVRLIHGGQEMDRHGRLLAHLYRVEDDMWLQGEMLARGLARVYSFPDNRSLVNDMLVLERRARQAEAQIWDHPFYALRRHERLDGLVGTFQLVEGRVHAAADVRGTVYLNFGKDWRTDFTIRIKKKAAKLFRKAELDPLSLKGRKVRVRGWLKKYNGPMIDVSHPEQLELLAPLPTPK, encoded by the coding sequence ATGGGTAAGATCGCGATCGCCCTTGTCTTCTTGTTGCTTTCCTGGCGCGCGGGTGCGGCGGACCTCAGAGACGGCGGCACGGCCTTGGTGGTCGAGGTGGTGGATGGGGACACGGTTATTCTGGATCGAAAACTCCAAAACTCCAACGAGGTACGCTTGGTGGGTATCCAGGCGCCGAAGTTGCCCCTGGGCCGCAAGAACTTCAAGACCTGGCCGTTGGCCGACATCGCAAAGGATGTATTGGAGACACTGACTCTGGGTCGTCGGGTGCGGCTGATCCACGGGGGCCAGGAAATGGACCGTCATGGCCGATTGCTGGCCCATCTCTACCGGGTCGAGGATGATATGTGGCTGCAAGGGGAGATGCTGGCGCGGGGACTGGCGCGGGTCTACAGCTTCCCCGACAATCGCTCGCTGGTGAATGATATGCTGGTGCTGGAACGCCGGGCCCGGCAGGCGGAGGCCCAGATCTGGGATCATCCCTTCTATGCCCTGCGGCGCCATGAACGCTTGGATGGACTGGTCGGAACATTTCAACTGGTGGAAGGCCGGGTGCATGCCGCCGCCGATGTACGCGGCACGGTCTATCTCAATTTCGGCAAGGACTGGCGCACGGATTTCACCATTCGCATCAAAAAGAAGGCGGCCAAGCTGTTCCGAAAGGCCGAGCTCGATCCTTTGAGCCTAAAGGGCCGGAAGGTCCGGGTGCGGGGCTGGCTGAAGAAGTACAATGGCCCGATGATCGATGTGAGCCACCCAGAGCAACTGGAACTTCTAGCCCCATTGCCGACACCTAAGTAA
- the pip gene encoding prolyl aminopeptidase produces MLPLDPRHEMYWEESGNPQGIPVVFLHGGPGAGAGPVHRRFFDPDAYRVILYDQRGCGRSRPHGEIRDNTTSHLVADLEQLRQYIGIDQWMLFGGSWGSTLALAYGVAHPQRCLGFVLRGVFLGRSHETDWFLNGIGLFFPEARRRFVEFLPHEERDDLLSGYRRRLQDPDPDIHMPAARAWRDYEAGCSTLIPKDMDSLGQSDVGALSLARMELHYFIHDMFLDSPLLESIGKIAHLPCAIVQGRYDVICPPCSADDLARAWPGSSYTIVPDAGHSALEPGIRAELVAATERMKHLLG; encoded by the coding sequence ATGCTGCCGTTAGACCCGCGACATGAGATGTACTGGGAGGAATCGGGGAATCCCCAGGGAATCCCCGTGGTTTTCCTGCACGGCGGTCCCGGGGCCGGAGCCGGACCGGTCCATCGACGTTTTTTCGATCCCGATGCCTATCGGGTGATCCTCTATGACCAGCGGGGCTGCGGCCGATCCCGACCCCATGGGGAAATCCGTGACAACACCACGTCCCACTTGGTGGCGGACCTGGAACAGCTTCGCCAATATATCGGCATCGACCAATGGATGCTGTTTGGGGGCTCTTGGGGCAGTACCTTGGCCCTGGCCTATGGCGTGGCCCATCCGCAACGATGCCTTGGCTTCGTGCTTCGAGGCGTGTTTCTGGGGCGATCCCACGAGACAGATTGGTTTTTGAATGGCATTGGACTGTTCTTTCCCGAAGCCCGACGGCGGTTCGTGGAATTCCTTCCCCATGAGGAGCGGGATGATCTTCTGAGCGGTTACCGACGACGGTTGCAAGACCCGGATCCGGACATACATATGCCCGCTGCCCGCGCCTGGCGCGATTACGAGGCCGGTTGCTCGACCTTGATCCCCAAGGATATGGACTCCTTAGGGCAAAGCGATGTGGGTGCTTTGAGTTTGGCGCGCATGGAGTTGCACTACTTTATCCACGACATGTTTCTGGACTCTCCGCTGCTCGAGAGCATTGGAAAGATTGCTCATCTGCCCTGTGCCATCGTTCAGGGCCGCTATGACGTGATTTGCCCGCCCTGTAGTGCCGATGACTTGGCGCGCGCCTGGCCCGGGTCCAGTTATACGATCGTTCCCGATGCCGGGCATTCGGCATTGGAGCCTGGCATTCGCGCTGAATTGGTCGCGGCAACCGAGCGGATGAAACACTTGTTAGGGTGA